One Clarias gariepinus isolate MV-2021 ecotype Netherlands chromosome 5, CGAR_prim_01v2, whole genome shotgun sequence genomic region harbors:
- the pla1a gene encoding phospholipase A1 member A isoform X4, whose translation MTWKLIYIICPLLSLYCNTSVADIPILTVSDEKPEANCADFNNTTWKRYRQLKGVQVQYLLLTRRNANCPSFFTQDCLNHTQTHTAHFNSTLPTKVIIHGYSALGRKPSWVSGLAQALLEREDANILVVDWLGGASYAYNQVVDNYKEVAVQISILINQLRTSGVNLESFHLIGISLGAHVAGFVGTLFAGKLGQITGLDPAGPMFKNADPYDRLDPSDAMFVEAIHTDSDYFGISIPVGHVDFFVNGGLDQTGCVRSSFASMYGYVICDHMRALHVYMSALKGSCPLTGFPCSSYENFLAGQCTSCDGLNGHNNVCPQIGLLENSGITSPLPIQEKVYLLTTSEVPFCVHHIIIELKVSPLIKSAVVQVTLDSMQDIKTSSKLHLQTGKTIYKKVVGHPVQLCKIESIHIQNIGALFYNQRHIHFEYICISEIPKIRRLDALCVENIKISRSSLWSHDLIQVC comes from the exons ATGACCTGGAAATTGATATACATTATCTGCCCTCTTCTGTCGCTCTACTGCAATACATCAGTAGCAG ATATTCCTATACTCACAGTAAGTGATGAAAAACCTGAAGCAAACTGTGCCGACTTCAACAACACAACTTGGAAAAGATACAGACAATTGAAAGGTGTACAAGTCCAGTATCTGCTCTTAACAAGGAGGAATGCAAACTGCCCTAGTTTCTTTACCCAGGATTGTCTCaaccatacacaaacacatactgcacactTTAACAGTACACTCCCCACCAAAGTTATTATTCATGGATATAG TGCTCTAGGCAGGAAGCCGTCCTGGGTGAGTGGTTTAGCTCAGGCTTTGTTAGAGAGAGAAgatgccaacatcctggtggtAGACTGGCTTGGTGGTGCCTCTTATGCCTACAACCAGGTTGTGGATAATTACAAGGAGGTGGCTGTGCAAATATCAATTCTTATAAATCAGCTGAGg ACCAGTGGTGTAAATTTGGAATCCTTTCATCTCATTGGTATAAGCCTGGGAGCTCATGTAGCAGGATTTGTGGGAACTCTGTTTGCAGGCAAGCTGGGACAAATTACAG GTCTGGACCCAGCAGGGCCCATGTTCAAAAATGCTGACCCATATGACCGCTTGGATCCCTCAGATGCCATGTTTGTTGAGGCTATTCACACTGACTCTGACT ATTTTGGCATTTCTATTCCTGTGGGACATGTGGATTTCTTCGTGAATGGTGGGCTGGACCAAACTGGATGCGTACGGTCAAGTTTTGCATCAA tgTATGGTTATGTAATCTGTGACCATATGAGGGCGCTGCATGTGTACATGAGTGCACTGAAAGGCTCCTGTCCACTCACTGGCTTCCCCTGCTCCAGTTATGAGAATTTCCTGGCTGGCCAATGTACCAGCTGTGATGGCCTCAATGGCCACAACAACGTTTGCCCACAGATAG GCTTGCTGGAGAACAGTGGGATAACGTCACCATTACCCATACAAGAGAAAGTCTATCTCCTGACTACATCTGAAGTTCCCTTTTGTG TCCATCACATAATAATTGAGCTGAAAGTGTCTCCACTGATCAAAAGTGCTGTGGTGCAGGTCACACTGGACTCCATGCAAGACATCAAGACATCATCGAAACTCCATCT ACAGACCGGCAAAACCATTTATAAGAAAGTGGTAGGGCATCCAGTGCAACTGTGCAAGATTGAGTCTATTCACATACAGAATATTGGAGCATTATTCTACAATCAAAGACACATCCATTTTGAATACATCTGTATCTCCGAGATTCCTAAAATAAG AAGGCTGGACGCATTGTGTGTGGAGAACATCAAGATTAGCAGGAGTTCACTGTGGTCACATGATCTTATCCAGGTGTGCTGA
- the pla1a gene encoding phospholipase A1 member A isoform X3: MTWKLIYIICPLLSLYCNTSVAVSDEKPEANCADFNNTTWKRYRQLKGVQVQYLLLTRRNANCPSFFTQDCLNHTQTHTAHFNSTLPTKVIIHGYSALGRKPSWVSGLAQALLEREDANILVVDWLGGASYAYNQVVDNYKEVAVQISILINQLRTSGVNLESFHLIGISLGAHVAGFVGTLFAGKLGQITGLDPAGPMFKNADPYDRLDPSDAMFVEAIHTDSDYFGISIPVGHVDFFVNGGLDQTGCVRSSFASIFIYFPVYGYVICDHMRALHVYMSALKGSCPLTGFPCSSYENFLAGQCTSCDGLNGHNNVCPQIGLLENSGITSPLPIQEKVYLLTTSEVPFCVHHIIIELKVSPLIKSAVVQVTLDSMQDIKTSSKLHLQTGKTIYKKVVGHPVQLCKIESIHIQNIGALFYNQRHIHFEYICISEIPKIRRLDALCVENIKISRSSLWSHDLIQVC; the protein is encoded by the exons ATGACCTGGAAATTGATATACATTATCTGCCCTCTTCTGTCGCTCTACTGCAATACATCAGTAGCAG TAAGTGATGAAAAACCTGAAGCAAACTGTGCCGACTTCAACAACACAACTTGGAAAAGATACAGACAATTGAAAGGTGTACAAGTCCAGTATCTGCTCTTAACAAGGAGGAATGCAAACTGCCCTAGTTTCTTTACCCAGGATTGTCTCaaccatacacaaacacatactgcacactTTAACAGTACACTCCCCACCAAAGTTATTATTCATGGATATAG TGCTCTAGGCAGGAAGCCGTCCTGGGTGAGTGGTTTAGCTCAGGCTTTGTTAGAGAGAGAAgatgccaacatcctggtggtAGACTGGCTTGGTGGTGCCTCTTATGCCTACAACCAGGTTGTGGATAATTACAAGGAGGTGGCTGTGCAAATATCAATTCTTATAAATCAGCTGAGg ACCAGTGGTGTAAATTTGGAATCCTTTCATCTCATTGGTATAAGCCTGGGAGCTCATGTAGCAGGATTTGTGGGAACTCTGTTTGCAGGCAAGCTGGGACAAATTACAG GTCTGGACCCAGCAGGGCCCATGTTCAAAAATGCTGACCCATATGACCGCTTGGATCCCTCAGATGCCATGTTTGTTGAGGCTATTCACACTGACTCTGACT ATTTTGGCATTTCTATTCCTGTGGGACATGTGGATTTCTTCGTGAATGGTGGGCTGGACCAAACTGGATGCGTACGGTCAAGTTTTGCATCAA tttttatttattttccagtgTATGGTTATGTAATCTGTGACCATATGAGGGCGCTGCATGTGTACATGAGTGCACTGAAAGGCTCCTGTCCACTCACTGGCTTCCCCTGCTCCAGTTATGAGAATTTCCTGGCTGGCCAATGTACCAGCTGTGATGGCCTCAATGGCCACAACAACGTTTGCCCACAGATAG GCTTGCTGGAGAACAGTGGGATAACGTCACCATTACCCATACAAGAGAAAGTCTATCTCCTGACTACATCTGAAGTTCCCTTTTGTG TCCATCACATAATAATTGAGCTGAAAGTGTCTCCACTGATCAAAAGTGCTGTGGTGCAGGTCACACTGGACTCCATGCAAGACATCAAGACATCATCGAAACTCCATCT ACAGACCGGCAAAACCATTTATAAGAAAGTGGTAGGGCATCCAGTGCAACTGTGCAAGATTGAGTCTATTCACATACAGAATATTGGAGCATTATTCTACAATCAAAGACACATCCATTTTGAATACATCTGTATCTCCGAGATTCCTAAAATAAG AAGGCTGGACGCATTGTGTGTGGAGAACATCAAGATTAGCAGGAGTTCACTGTGGTCACATGATCTTATCCAGGTGTGCTGA
- the pla1a gene encoding phospholipase A1 member A isoform X5 yields MTWKLIYIICPLLSLYCNTSVAVSDEKPEANCADFNNTTWKRYRQLKGVQVQYLLLTRRNANCPSFFTQDCLNHTQTHTAHFNSTLPTKVIIHGYSALGRKPSWVSGLAQALLEREDANILVVDWLGGASYAYNQVVDNYKEVAVQISILINQLRTSGVNLESFHLIGISLGAHVAGFVGTLFAGKLGQITGLDPAGPMFKNADPYDRLDPSDAMFVEAIHTDSDYFGISIPVGHVDFFVNGGLDQTGCVRSSFASIFIYFPVYGYVICDHMRALHVYMSALKGSCPLTGFPCSSYENFLAGQCTSCDGLNGHNNVCPQIGLLENSGITSPLPIQEKVYLLTTSEVPFCVHHIIIELKVSPLIKSAVVQVTLDSMQDIKTSSKLHLQTGKTIYKKVVGHPVQLCKIESIHIQNIGALFYNQRHIHFEYICISEIPKIRLDALCVENIKISRSSLWSHDLIQVC; encoded by the exons ATGACCTGGAAATTGATATACATTATCTGCCCTCTTCTGTCGCTCTACTGCAATACATCAGTAGCAG TAAGTGATGAAAAACCTGAAGCAAACTGTGCCGACTTCAACAACACAACTTGGAAAAGATACAGACAATTGAAAGGTGTACAAGTCCAGTATCTGCTCTTAACAAGGAGGAATGCAAACTGCCCTAGTTTCTTTACCCAGGATTGTCTCaaccatacacaaacacatactgcacactTTAACAGTACACTCCCCACCAAAGTTATTATTCATGGATATAG TGCTCTAGGCAGGAAGCCGTCCTGGGTGAGTGGTTTAGCTCAGGCTTTGTTAGAGAGAGAAgatgccaacatcctggtggtAGACTGGCTTGGTGGTGCCTCTTATGCCTACAACCAGGTTGTGGATAATTACAAGGAGGTGGCTGTGCAAATATCAATTCTTATAAATCAGCTGAGg ACCAGTGGTGTAAATTTGGAATCCTTTCATCTCATTGGTATAAGCCTGGGAGCTCATGTAGCAGGATTTGTGGGAACTCTGTTTGCAGGCAAGCTGGGACAAATTACAG GTCTGGACCCAGCAGGGCCCATGTTCAAAAATGCTGACCCATATGACCGCTTGGATCCCTCAGATGCCATGTTTGTTGAGGCTATTCACACTGACTCTGACT ATTTTGGCATTTCTATTCCTGTGGGACATGTGGATTTCTTCGTGAATGGTGGGCTGGACCAAACTGGATGCGTACGGTCAAGTTTTGCATCAA tttttatttattttccagtgTATGGTTATGTAATCTGTGACCATATGAGGGCGCTGCATGTGTACATGAGTGCACTGAAAGGCTCCTGTCCACTCACTGGCTTCCCCTGCTCCAGTTATGAGAATTTCCTGGCTGGCCAATGTACCAGCTGTGATGGCCTCAATGGCCACAACAACGTTTGCCCACAGATAG GCTTGCTGGAGAACAGTGGGATAACGTCACCATTACCCATACAAGAGAAAGTCTATCTCCTGACTACATCTGAAGTTCCCTTTTGTG TCCATCACATAATAATTGAGCTGAAAGTGTCTCCACTGATCAAAAGTGCTGTGGTGCAGGTCACACTGGACTCCATGCAAGACATCAAGACATCATCGAAACTCCATCT ACAGACCGGCAAAACCATTTATAAGAAAGTGGTAGGGCATCCAGTGCAACTGTGCAAGATTGAGTCTATTCACATACAGAATATTGGAGCATTATTCTACAATCAAAGACACATCCATTTTGAATACATCTGTATCTCCGAGATTCCTAAAATAAG GCTGGACGCATTGTGTGTGGAGAACATCAAGATTAGCAGGAGTTCACTGTGGTCACATGATCTTATCCAGGTGTGCTGA
- the pla1a gene encoding phospholipase A1 member A isoform X1, whose product MTWKLIYIICPLLSLYCNTSVADIPILTVSDEKPEANCADFNNTTWKRYRQLKGVQVQYLLLTRRNANCPSFFTQDCLNHTQTHTAHFNSTLPTKVIIHGYSALGRKPSWVSGLAQALLEREDANILVVDWLGGASYAYNQVVDNYKEVAVQISILINQLRTSGVNLESFHLIGISLGAHVAGFVGTLFAGKLGQITGLDPAGPMFKNADPYDRLDPSDAMFVEAIHTDSDYFGISIPVGHVDFFVNGGLDQTGCVRSSFASIFIYFPVYGYVICDHMRALHVYMSALKGSCPLTGFPCSSYENFLAGQCTSCDGLNGHNNVCPQIGLLENSGITSPLPIQEKVYLLTTSEVPFCVHHIIIELKVSPLIKSAVVQVTLDSMQDIKTSSKLHLQTGKTIYKKVVGHPVQLCKIESIHIQNIGALFYNQRHIHFEYICISEIPKIRRLDALCVENIKISRSSLWSHDLIQVC is encoded by the exons ATGACCTGGAAATTGATATACATTATCTGCCCTCTTCTGTCGCTCTACTGCAATACATCAGTAGCAG ATATTCCTATACTCACAGTAAGTGATGAAAAACCTGAAGCAAACTGTGCCGACTTCAACAACACAACTTGGAAAAGATACAGACAATTGAAAGGTGTACAAGTCCAGTATCTGCTCTTAACAAGGAGGAATGCAAACTGCCCTAGTTTCTTTACCCAGGATTGTCTCaaccatacacaaacacatactgcacactTTAACAGTACACTCCCCACCAAAGTTATTATTCATGGATATAG TGCTCTAGGCAGGAAGCCGTCCTGGGTGAGTGGTTTAGCTCAGGCTTTGTTAGAGAGAGAAgatgccaacatcctggtggtAGACTGGCTTGGTGGTGCCTCTTATGCCTACAACCAGGTTGTGGATAATTACAAGGAGGTGGCTGTGCAAATATCAATTCTTATAAATCAGCTGAGg ACCAGTGGTGTAAATTTGGAATCCTTTCATCTCATTGGTATAAGCCTGGGAGCTCATGTAGCAGGATTTGTGGGAACTCTGTTTGCAGGCAAGCTGGGACAAATTACAG GTCTGGACCCAGCAGGGCCCATGTTCAAAAATGCTGACCCATATGACCGCTTGGATCCCTCAGATGCCATGTTTGTTGAGGCTATTCACACTGACTCTGACT ATTTTGGCATTTCTATTCCTGTGGGACATGTGGATTTCTTCGTGAATGGTGGGCTGGACCAAACTGGATGCGTACGGTCAAGTTTTGCATCAA tttttatttattttccagtgTATGGTTATGTAATCTGTGACCATATGAGGGCGCTGCATGTGTACATGAGTGCACTGAAAGGCTCCTGTCCACTCACTGGCTTCCCCTGCTCCAGTTATGAGAATTTCCTGGCTGGCCAATGTACCAGCTGTGATGGCCTCAATGGCCACAACAACGTTTGCCCACAGATAG GCTTGCTGGAGAACAGTGGGATAACGTCACCATTACCCATACAAGAGAAAGTCTATCTCCTGACTACATCTGAAGTTCCCTTTTGTG TCCATCACATAATAATTGAGCTGAAAGTGTCTCCACTGATCAAAAGTGCTGTGGTGCAGGTCACACTGGACTCCATGCAAGACATCAAGACATCATCGAAACTCCATCT ACAGACCGGCAAAACCATTTATAAGAAAGTGGTAGGGCATCCAGTGCAACTGTGCAAGATTGAGTCTATTCACATACAGAATATTGGAGCATTATTCTACAATCAAAGACACATCCATTTTGAATACATCTGTATCTCCGAGATTCCTAAAATAAG AAGGCTGGACGCATTGTGTGTGGAGAACATCAAGATTAGCAGGAGTTCACTGTGGTCACATGATCTTATCCAGGTGTGCTGA
- the pla1a gene encoding phospholipase A1 member A isoform X2, whose translation MTWKLIYIICPLLSLYCNTSVADIPILTVSDEKPEANCADFNNTTWKRYRQLKGVQVQYLLLTRRNANCPSFFTQDCLNHTQTHTAHFNSTLPTKVIIHGYSALGRKPSWVSGLAQALLEREDANILVVDWLGGASYAYNQVVDNYKEVAVQISILINQLRTSGVNLESFHLIGISLGAHVAGFVGTLFAGKLGQITGLDPAGPMFKNADPYDRLDPSDAMFVEAIHTDSDYFGISIPVGHVDFFVNGGLDQTGCVRSSFASIFIYFPVYGYVICDHMRALHVYMSALKGSCPLTGFPCSSYENFLAGQCTSCDGLNGHNNVCPQIGLLENSGITSPLPIQEKVYLLTTSEVPFCVHHIIIELKVSPLIKSAVVQVTLDSMQDIKTSSKLHLQTGKTIYKKVVGHPVQLCKIESIHIQNIGALFYNQRHIHFEYICISEIPKIRLDALCVENIKISRSSLWSHDLIQVC comes from the exons ATGACCTGGAAATTGATATACATTATCTGCCCTCTTCTGTCGCTCTACTGCAATACATCAGTAGCAG ATATTCCTATACTCACAGTAAGTGATGAAAAACCTGAAGCAAACTGTGCCGACTTCAACAACACAACTTGGAAAAGATACAGACAATTGAAAGGTGTACAAGTCCAGTATCTGCTCTTAACAAGGAGGAATGCAAACTGCCCTAGTTTCTTTACCCAGGATTGTCTCaaccatacacaaacacatactgcacactTTAACAGTACACTCCCCACCAAAGTTATTATTCATGGATATAG TGCTCTAGGCAGGAAGCCGTCCTGGGTGAGTGGTTTAGCTCAGGCTTTGTTAGAGAGAGAAgatgccaacatcctggtggtAGACTGGCTTGGTGGTGCCTCTTATGCCTACAACCAGGTTGTGGATAATTACAAGGAGGTGGCTGTGCAAATATCAATTCTTATAAATCAGCTGAGg ACCAGTGGTGTAAATTTGGAATCCTTTCATCTCATTGGTATAAGCCTGGGAGCTCATGTAGCAGGATTTGTGGGAACTCTGTTTGCAGGCAAGCTGGGACAAATTACAG GTCTGGACCCAGCAGGGCCCATGTTCAAAAATGCTGACCCATATGACCGCTTGGATCCCTCAGATGCCATGTTTGTTGAGGCTATTCACACTGACTCTGACT ATTTTGGCATTTCTATTCCTGTGGGACATGTGGATTTCTTCGTGAATGGTGGGCTGGACCAAACTGGATGCGTACGGTCAAGTTTTGCATCAA tttttatttattttccagtgTATGGTTATGTAATCTGTGACCATATGAGGGCGCTGCATGTGTACATGAGTGCACTGAAAGGCTCCTGTCCACTCACTGGCTTCCCCTGCTCCAGTTATGAGAATTTCCTGGCTGGCCAATGTACCAGCTGTGATGGCCTCAATGGCCACAACAACGTTTGCCCACAGATAG GCTTGCTGGAGAACAGTGGGATAACGTCACCATTACCCATACAAGAGAAAGTCTATCTCCTGACTACATCTGAAGTTCCCTTTTGTG TCCATCACATAATAATTGAGCTGAAAGTGTCTCCACTGATCAAAAGTGCTGTGGTGCAGGTCACACTGGACTCCATGCAAGACATCAAGACATCATCGAAACTCCATCT ACAGACCGGCAAAACCATTTATAAGAAAGTGGTAGGGCATCCAGTGCAACTGTGCAAGATTGAGTCTATTCACATACAGAATATTGGAGCATTATTCTACAATCAAAGACACATCCATTTTGAATACATCTGTATCTCCGAGATTCCTAAAATAAG GCTGGACGCATTGTGTGTGGAGAACATCAAGATTAGCAGGAGTTCACTGTGGTCACATGATCTTATCCAGGTGTGCTGA
- the popdc2 gene encoding popeye domain-containing 2 isoform X2, which translates to MSSTNFSIGTIIYGHPLCTEWSNSTEGAIYHLGNTILFLGYMGGSGTYGALYIFSFLAPAFLCLALWGWLSVCGLDVFLWNMLLMLQCLAQVCHLIFRLMRDGLTNEELSALYSAVYLPLDVPVQVFKEITAACENKVLALKAEETYAIEGKTPIDQLSFLLSGRIRVSLEGQFLHYIFPHQFLDSPEWESLRPTEEGNFQVTLTAETDCHYISWRRRRLYLLLAKDRYIARLFSVMLGSDIADKLYSLNDKLFVKSGVHLDIRLPSLYHVLAPSPPSSERGSGSSPPGGSQGNQTVMPIYPAPSNQHVHQASSQQGQGKNPLLKGQPSQRHSSSAADPEMPSEGDTPGRFRYQRGRAPLAPTDTPRL; encoded by the exons ATGAGCAGCACCAACTTTAGCATCGGTACAATAATCTATGGTCATCCATTATGCACAGAATGGAGCAACAGCACAGAGGGTGCCATCTACCATCTGGGGAACACCATCCTCTTTTTAGGGTACATGGGTGGCAGTGGAACCTATGGAGCACTATACATTTTCAGTTTTCTGGCTCCTGCTTTCCTTTGCTTGGCATTATGGGGCTGGCTATCAGTGTGTGGGCTCGATGTCTTTCTCTGGAACATGTTGCTGATGCTTCAGTGCCTAGCCCAGGTGTGCCACCTGATATTTCGGCTAATGCGAGATGGTCTCACCAATGAGGAGCTTTCTGCACTTTACTCTGCAGTCTATCTGCCACTGGATGTACCTGTGCAGGTGTTCAAAGAGATCACTGCTGCCTGTGAGAACAAGGTTCTCGCTCTCAAGGCTGAGGAGACTTATGCCATAGAGGGAAAAACACCAATTGACCAGCTCTCATTTCTGCTCTCTGGGAG GATTCGAGTGTCTTTAGAAGGGCAGTTTCTTCATTACATATTCCCTCACCAGTTCCTGGATTCTCCAGAATGGGAATCACTCAGACCAACAGAGGAGGGAAATTTCCAG GTGACTCTGACAGCAGAGACGGACTGCCACTACATTTCCTGGCGCCGCCGACGTCTTTATCTCCTTCTGGCCAAAGACCGCTACATTGCTCGTCTCTTTTCTGTCATGCTCGGCAGCGACATTGCAGACAAACTCTACTCCCTTAATGACAAACTATTTGTCAAGAGTGGGGTTCATCTTGACATCCGTCTGCCCAGCCTCTACCATGTTCTTGCCCCATCACCACCAAGTAGTGAGAGGGGCAGTGGCAGTTCCCCACCTGGGGGAAGCCAAGGGAATCAAACAGTAATGCCAATATACCCAGCACCTAGCAACCAGCATGTACATCAAGCAAGCTCTCAACAAGGACAGGGGAAGAACCCACTTCTTAAAGGTCAGCCTTCCCAGCGACATTCTTCCTCGGCTGCGGATCCTGAGATGCCTTCGG AAGGTGATACTCCTGGAAGGTTTCGATATCAAAGAGGACGTGCTCCACTGGCTCCCACGGATACCCCAAGGCtctaa
- the popdc2 gene encoding popeye domain-containing 2 isoform X1, translated as MSSTNFSIGTIIYGHPLCTEWSNSTEGAIYHLGNTILFLGYMGGSGTYGALYIFSFLAPAFLCLALWGWLSVCGLDVFLWNMLLMLQCLAQVCHLIFRLMRDGLTNEELSALYSAVYLPLDVPVQVFKEITAACENKVLALKAEETYAIEGKTPIDQLSFLLSGRIRVSLEGQFLHYIFPHQFLDSPEWESLRPTEEGNFQVTLTAETDCHYISWRRRRLYLLLAKDRYIARLFSVMLGSDIADKLYSLNDKLFVKSGVHLDIRLPSLYHVLAPSPPSSERGSGSSPPGGSQGNQTVMPIYPAPSNQHVHQASSQQGQGKNPLLKGQPSQRHSSSAADPEMPSGEDSTSLVLEDFADMIGSLVDYGSERDYLK; from the exons ATGAGCAGCACCAACTTTAGCATCGGTACAATAATCTATGGTCATCCATTATGCACAGAATGGAGCAACAGCACAGAGGGTGCCATCTACCATCTGGGGAACACCATCCTCTTTTTAGGGTACATGGGTGGCAGTGGAACCTATGGAGCACTATACATTTTCAGTTTTCTGGCTCCTGCTTTCCTTTGCTTGGCATTATGGGGCTGGCTATCAGTGTGTGGGCTCGATGTCTTTCTCTGGAACATGTTGCTGATGCTTCAGTGCCTAGCCCAGGTGTGCCACCTGATATTTCGGCTAATGCGAGATGGTCTCACCAATGAGGAGCTTTCTGCACTTTACTCTGCAGTCTATCTGCCACTGGATGTACCTGTGCAGGTGTTCAAAGAGATCACTGCTGCCTGTGAGAACAAGGTTCTCGCTCTCAAGGCTGAGGAGACTTATGCCATAGAGGGAAAAACACCAATTGACCAGCTCTCATTTCTGCTCTCTGGGAG GATTCGAGTGTCTTTAGAAGGGCAGTTTCTTCATTACATATTCCCTCACCAGTTCCTGGATTCTCCAGAATGGGAATCACTCAGACCAACAGAGGAGGGAAATTTCCAG GTGACTCTGACAGCAGAGACGGACTGCCACTACATTTCCTGGCGCCGCCGACGTCTTTATCTCCTTCTGGCCAAAGACCGCTACATTGCTCGTCTCTTTTCTGTCATGCTCGGCAGCGACATTGCAGACAAACTCTACTCCCTTAATGACAAACTATTTGTCAAGAGTGGGGTTCATCTTGACATCCGTCTGCCCAGCCTCTACCATGTTCTTGCCCCATCACCACCAAGTAGTGAGAGGGGCAGTGGCAGTTCCCCACCTGGGGGAAGCCAAGGGAATCAAACAGTAATGCCAATATACCCAGCACCTAGCAACCAGCATGTACATCAAGCAAGCTCTCAACAAGGACAGGGGAAGAACCCACTTCTTAAAGGTCAGCCTTCCCAGCGACATTCTTCCTCGGCTGCGGATCCTGAGATGCCTTCGGGTGAGGACTCAACCAGCCTAGTCCTCGAGGACTTTGCTGACATGATAGGCTCTCTAGTGGACTATGGGAGTGAAAGGGATTATTTGAAGTAG